Proteins co-encoded in one Aethina tumida isolate Nest 87 chromosome 7, icAetTumi1.1, whole genome shotgun sequence genomic window:
- the LOC109606177 gene encoding 1-phosphatidylinositol 4,5-bisphosphate phosphodiesterase classes I and II-like isoform X2 — MASGGGSRTGPQAQQNAVSLKPIEVPQPLVNGEKFIKWDEESGVGTPVTLRVDPNGFYLYWVDQNHEMDLLDIAIIRDTRTGRYAKIPKDPRLRQIVTMGSQDTLEEKTVTVCCANDFVNITYINFCCTRKEIARLWSDALMSLAYNLNQIHGTAVTYLRKAHTKLTLMTDKTNKIPVKNVLKMFAQSRDDKKRVETVLQELHMPHGKNDAINPEKFTFADFFRFYKSLTQRTEVERIFHELSGGKPTMSASQIVDFLNQKQRDPRLNEILHPYANTDRAKDVVNTYEPIAANKEKEMLSWEGFLRYLVSEDNNIMAQSKLDLQDEMDQPLAHYFINSSHNTYLTGHQLTGKSSTEMYRQCLLSGCRCVELDFWNGRSEEPVIVHGYTLVPDISAKEVLEAIAESAFKTSDYPVVLSFENHCNPRQQAKIANYCREIFGDMLLDAPLESHKLEPGTSLPPPSLLKRKIIIKNKKKHHHHHHRRTVTPSPEAQTEPTGNGDIPHPPPLQQRQGSKESTETEGEESSSEEEGEAIETEAPTEETTKDKASAASETEAGAEISALVNYVQPVHFSNFENAKKKNRSYEMSSFDERQATALLKESPVQFVNYNKHQLSRVYPAGTRFDSSNFMPQVYWNAGCQLVALNFQTLDLAMQLNLGIFEYNFRCGYLLKPEFMRRTDRRFNPFAESTVDGIIAGTVEITVISGQFLTDKRVGTYVEVEMYGLPADTVRKRFKTKVVPNNGINPIYDEEPFVFKKVVLPDLASIRIVAYEDSGKFIGHRVLPVVGLCPGYRHVSLRTEIGQPLPLATLFLLVVVKDYVPDSFSDFAEALANPIKYQSEQDKRTEQLAKLTDDMEPIEGDEDQKKNTLSKVMREQATNGSPIQRPSITTGAGSVDIATENDLPLITPSTNPITIVPMPETNSVSKTVEVKEEKLEEIVAEPLEKILDNKLIKEKKQELDKKLENLRKKHEKKKMTLQSQKSSDFPEKRSKLTNMKLIKRLSSKNIVTGVFSTESTSAEPLTSVADGPETSGSDGEKPVLPRSHSERLLAINKEFVAQEKELREKYHEVIYNLADKVMKTSQCNQIKALKDQFEKETTDLMRRLQADHREEVKQLAKKHRNREQFTRVKREAVTAVVGRGVSEREKLDQLFENRRDELLKQHEMVKEALSEHRAKAKSALCKEFETRLARVDGETSGACC; from the exons gAATCGGGGGTCGGCACTCCGGTCACCCTCAGGGTCGATCCCAATGGGTTCTATCTCTACTGGGTGGACCAGAACCACGAGATGGATCTGTTAGATATTGCCATCATCAGAGACACCAGAACTGGACGTTATGCCAAAATACCTAAG GATCCGAGATTAAGACAAATAGTGACGATGGGTTCTCAAGACACGTTAGAAGAGAAAACGGTGACGGTTTGTTGTGCGAACGATTTCGTGAACATAACGTACATAAATTTCTGCTGTACGCGTAAGGAAATCGCAAGATTGTGGTCGGACGCGTTGATGAGTCTAGCCTACAACCTGAACCAGATCCACGGGACCGCCGTCACCTACTTGAGGAAGGCGCACACCAAACTCACCCTCATGACGGACAAAACGAACAAAATACCGGTCAAAAA CGTGCTGAAAATGTTTGCGCAAAGCAGAGACGACAAAAAAAGAGTGGAAACGGTGCTGCAAGAGCTGCACATGCCCCACGGCAAAAACGACGCCATCAATCCGGAGAAGTTCACGTTCGCCGACTTTTTTCGATTCTACAAATCGTTGACGCAACGGACGGAAGTTGAACGGATATTCCACGAGCT ATCTGGAGGTAAACCGACTATGTCTGCGTCGCAGATTGTCGACTTCCTGAACCAGAAGCAGCGTGACCCGCGGCTGAACGAGATTCTGCATCCGTATGCGAACACGGACCGGGCGAAGGACGTGGTCAACACTTACGAGCCGATAGCCGCGAACAAAGAGAAGGAAATGTTGTCCTGGGAAGGTTTTCTCAGATACCTCGTGTCCGAAGACAACAACATCATGGCGCAGAGCAAGCTGGACTTGCAGGACGAGATGGACCAGCCTCTGGCTCATTATTTCATCAACTCATCACACAATACTTATTTGACAGGTCACCAGTTGACGGGGAAGTCCAGCACAGAGATGTACAGGCAATGTCTACTGTCGGGATGCAG ATGTGTGGAACTGGACTTTTGGAACGGAAGATCTGAGGAGCCGGTGATCGTACACGGTTACACTTTGGTACCGGACATTTCGGCGAAGGAAGTTCTGGAAGCGATAGCCGAAAGCGCCTTTAAAACGTCAGATTATCCCGTTGTCTTGTCGTTCGAGAACCACTGCAATCCCCGGCAGCAGGCCAAAATTGCCAACTATTGCAGGGAAATTTTCGGGGACATGTTGTTGGACGCGCCTCTGGAGTCGCACAAATTAGAACCGGGCACCAGTTTGCCGCCACCGTCTCTGCTAAAAAGGAAGATCATCATCAAGAACAAAAAGAAACATCACCATCATCACCATAGGCGAACGGTGACGCCGTCGCCGGAAGCGCAGACAGAACCGACAGGTAACGGCGACATCCCCCATCCTCCGCCGCTGCAACAGCGACAGGGTTCCAAAGAGTCGACGGAGACTGAGGGTGAGGAGTCGAGCAGCGAGGAGGAAGGCGAGGCGATAGAGACGGAGGCGCCCACCGAGGAAACGACCAAGGATAAGGCTTCCGCAGCTTCCGAAACGGAAGCTGGTGCAGAAATTTCAGCGTTGGTCAACTACGTACAACCTGTGCACTTTTCCAATTTCGAAAACGCTAAAA agaaGAATAGGAGTTATGAAATGTCGTCGTTCGACGAACGGCAAGCGACGGCCTTGTTGAAGGAGTCGCCTGTCCAATTCGTGAATTACAACAAGCATCAACTAAGTAGAGTCTATCCGGCTGGCACAAG gtTTGATTCCTCGAATTTTATGCCGCAAGTTTATTGGAACGCAGGTTGTCAGTTGGTGGCGCTAAATTTCCAAACCTTAGATCTGGCAATGCAACTAAATCTAGGCATTTTTGAATACAACTTCCGGTGCGGTTACCTACTGAAACCGGAATTCATGCGACGCACCGATCGTAGGTTTAATCCGTTCGCTGAGAGCACTGTAGATGGTATCATAGCAG GTACTGTTGAAATAACTGTGATATCTGGACAATTTTTGACTGATAAGAGAGTTGGGACTTACGTAGAAGTAGAGATGTATGGACTGCCGGCCGACACAGTAAGGAAAAGGTTCAAAACTAAAGTGGTGCCAAACAACGGCATCAATCCTATCTATGACGAAGAACCGTTCGTTTTTAAAAAG GTCGTCCTTCCTGACCTAGCCTCGATTCGAATCGTCGCTTATGAAGACTCGGGCAAGTTTATAGGTCACCGAGTGTTGCCAGTCGTCGGTTTGTGTCCAGGTTACCGTCATGTTAGTCTAAGAACTGAAATCGGGCAACCTTTGCCATTAGCCACGTTATTCCTCCTCGTGGTTGTAAAGGATTACGTTCCAGACAGCTTCTCTGACTTTGCCGAAGCTTTGGCCAATCCTATAAAATACCAGAGCGAACAGGACAAAAGAACGGAACAACTGGCGAAGCTGACAGACGACATGGAACCAATCGAAGGTGATGAAGATCAAAAGAAGAACACTCTGTCCAAGGTCATGAGAGAACAAGCCACAAACg GAAGTCCAATTCAAAGGCCGTCAATAACAACTGGCGCAGGTTCCGTGGACATCGCAACAGAAAACGATTTACCCTTAATCACACCCTCCACAAATCCAATTACAATTGTGCCGATGCCCGAAACCAATTCGGTTTCTAAAACCGTTGAGGTTAAAGAAGAAAAACTGGAAGAGATAGTGGCGGAACCTTTGGAAAAAATACTCGACAACAAACTTATAAAGGAGAAAAAACAGGAGCTGGACAAAAAACTGGAGAATCTTAGAAAGAAGCACGAGAAGAAGAAAATGACATTGCAGTCGCAGAAATCCAGCGACTTTCCTGAGAAACGTTCCAAGCTGACCAACATGAAGTTGATTAAACGGCTGAGCAGCAAAAACAT TGTTACTGGTGTCTTCTCAACTGAATCCACAAGCGCAGAACCTTTGACGAGCGTCGCGGACGGTCCCGAAACCAGCGGAAGCGACGGTGAGAAACCAGTCCTTCCCCGAAGCCACTCCGAACGATTGTTGGCCATCAACAAGGAGTTCGTGGCCCAGGAGAAGGAACTCAGAGAAAAATACCACGAGGTGATCTACAACCTGGCGGACAAAGTCATGAAAACGTCGCAGTGCAATCAGATAAAGGCGCTGAAG GATCAATTCGAGAAGGAGACGACGGATCTGATGAGACGGCTGCAGGCGGACCACAGGGAGGAGGTGAAGCAGCTGGCGAAAAAACATCGAAACCGCGAACAGTTCACGAGGGTGAAACGCGAAGCGGTCACCGCCGTGGTGGGCAGAGGTGTTTCGGAGCGCGAGAAGCTCGACCAGTTGTTCGAGAATCGTCGGGACGAGTTGCTTAAACAGCACGAAATGGTCAAGGAAGCCCTCAGTGAACACAGAGCCAAA GCCAAATCAGCGTTGTGTAAGGAGTTTGAGACTCGTCTGGCGCGTGTGGACGGCGAAACTAGCGGGGCCTGTTGCTAA
- the LOC109606177 gene encoding 1-phosphatidylinositol 4,5-bisphosphate phosphodiesterase classes I and II-like isoform X1, producing MASGGGSRTGPQAQQNAVSLKPIEVPQPLVNGEKFIKWDEESGVGTPVTLRVDPNGFYLYWVDQNHEMDLLDIAIIRDTRTGRYAKIPKDPRLRQIVTMGSQDTLEEKTVTVCCANDFVNITYINFCCTRKEIARLWSDALMSLAYNLNQIHGTAVTYLRKAHTKLTLMTDKTNKIPVKNVLKMFAQSRDDKKRVETVLQELHMPHGKNDAINPEKFTFADFFRFYKSLTQRTEVERIFHELSGGKPTMSASQIVDFLNQKQRDPRLNEILHPYANTDRAKDVVNTYEPIAANKEKEMLSWEGFLRYLVSEDNNIMAQSKLDLQDEMDQPLAHYFINSSHNTYLTGHQLTGKSSTEMYRQCLLSGCRCVELDFWNGRSEEPVIVHGYTLVPDISAKEVLEAIAESAFKTSDYPVVLSFENHCNPRQQAKIANYCREIFGDMLLDAPLESHKLEPGTSLPPPSLLKRKIIIKNKKKHHHHHHRRTVTPSPEAQTEPTGNGDIPHPPPLQQRQGSKESTETEGEESSSEEEGEAIETEAPTEETTKDKASAASETEAGAEISALVNYVQPVHFSNFENAKKKNRSYEMSSFDERQATALLKESPVQFVNYNKHQLSRVYPAGTRFDSSNFMPQVYWNAGCQLVALNFQTLDLAMQLNLGIFEYNFRCGYLLKPEFMRRTDRRFNPFAESTVDGIIAGTVEITVISGQFLTDKRVGTYVEVEMYGLPADTVRKRFKTKVVPNNGINPIYDEEPFVFKKVVLPDLASIRIVAYEDSGKFIGHRVLPVVGLCPGYRHVSLRTEIGQPLPLATLFLLVVVKDYVPDSFSDFAEALANPIKYQSEQDKRTEQLAKLTDDMEPIEGDEDQKKNTLSKVMREQATNGSPIQRPSITTGAGSVDIATENDLPLITPSTNPITIVPMPETNSVSKTVEVKEEKLEEIVAEPLEKILDNKLIKEKKQELDKKLENLRKKHEKKKMTLQSQKSSDFPEKRSKLTNMKLIKRLSSKNILGRRESYRRFEKFEEDFGVVRKESFNGVTGVFSTESTSAEPLTSVADGPETSGSDGEKPVLPRSHSERLLAINKEFVAQEKELREKYHEVIYNLADKVMKTSQCNQIKALKDQFEKETTDLMRRLQADHREEVKQLAKKHRNREQFTRVKREAVTAVVGRGVSEREKLDQLFENRRDELLKQHEMVKEALSEHRAKAKSALCKEFETRLARVDGETSGACC from the exons gAATCGGGGGTCGGCACTCCGGTCACCCTCAGGGTCGATCCCAATGGGTTCTATCTCTACTGGGTGGACCAGAACCACGAGATGGATCTGTTAGATATTGCCATCATCAGAGACACCAGAACTGGACGTTATGCCAAAATACCTAAG GATCCGAGATTAAGACAAATAGTGACGATGGGTTCTCAAGACACGTTAGAAGAGAAAACGGTGACGGTTTGTTGTGCGAACGATTTCGTGAACATAACGTACATAAATTTCTGCTGTACGCGTAAGGAAATCGCAAGATTGTGGTCGGACGCGTTGATGAGTCTAGCCTACAACCTGAACCAGATCCACGGGACCGCCGTCACCTACTTGAGGAAGGCGCACACCAAACTCACCCTCATGACGGACAAAACGAACAAAATACCGGTCAAAAA CGTGCTGAAAATGTTTGCGCAAAGCAGAGACGACAAAAAAAGAGTGGAAACGGTGCTGCAAGAGCTGCACATGCCCCACGGCAAAAACGACGCCATCAATCCGGAGAAGTTCACGTTCGCCGACTTTTTTCGATTCTACAAATCGTTGACGCAACGGACGGAAGTTGAACGGATATTCCACGAGCT ATCTGGAGGTAAACCGACTATGTCTGCGTCGCAGATTGTCGACTTCCTGAACCAGAAGCAGCGTGACCCGCGGCTGAACGAGATTCTGCATCCGTATGCGAACACGGACCGGGCGAAGGACGTGGTCAACACTTACGAGCCGATAGCCGCGAACAAAGAGAAGGAAATGTTGTCCTGGGAAGGTTTTCTCAGATACCTCGTGTCCGAAGACAACAACATCATGGCGCAGAGCAAGCTGGACTTGCAGGACGAGATGGACCAGCCTCTGGCTCATTATTTCATCAACTCATCACACAATACTTATTTGACAGGTCACCAGTTGACGGGGAAGTCCAGCACAGAGATGTACAGGCAATGTCTACTGTCGGGATGCAG ATGTGTGGAACTGGACTTTTGGAACGGAAGATCTGAGGAGCCGGTGATCGTACACGGTTACACTTTGGTACCGGACATTTCGGCGAAGGAAGTTCTGGAAGCGATAGCCGAAAGCGCCTTTAAAACGTCAGATTATCCCGTTGTCTTGTCGTTCGAGAACCACTGCAATCCCCGGCAGCAGGCCAAAATTGCCAACTATTGCAGGGAAATTTTCGGGGACATGTTGTTGGACGCGCCTCTGGAGTCGCACAAATTAGAACCGGGCACCAGTTTGCCGCCACCGTCTCTGCTAAAAAGGAAGATCATCATCAAGAACAAAAAGAAACATCACCATCATCACCATAGGCGAACGGTGACGCCGTCGCCGGAAGCGCAGACAGAACCGACAGGTAACGGCGACATCCCCCATCCTCCGCCGCTGCAACAGCGACAGGGTTCCAAAGAGTCGACGGAGACTGAGGGTGAGGAGTCGAGCAGCGAGGAGGAAGGCGAGGCGATAGAGACGGAGGCGCCCACCGAGGAAACGACCAAGGATAAGGCTTCCGCAGCTTCCGAAACGGAAGCTGGTGCAGAAATTTCAGCGTTGGTCAACTACGTACAACCTGTGCACTTTTCCAATTTCGAAAACGCTAAAA agaaGAATAGGAGTTATGAAATGTCGTCGTTCGACGAACGGCAAGCGACGGCCTTGTTGAAGGAGTCGCCTGTCCAATTCGTGAATTACAACAAGCATCAACTAAGTAGAGTCTATCCGGCTGGCACAAG gtTTGATTCCTCGAATTTTATGCCGCAAGTTTATTGGAACGCAGGTTGTCAGTTGGTGGCGCTAAATTTCCAAACCTTAGATCTGGCAATGCAACTAAATCTAGGCATTTTTGAATACAACTTCCGGTGCGGTTACCTACTGAAACCGGAATTCATGCGACGCACCGATCGTAGGTTTAATCCGTTCGCTGAGAGCACTGTAGATGGTATCATAGCAG GTACTGTTGAAATAACTGTGATATCTGGACAATTTTTGACTGATAAGAGAGTTGGGACTTACGTAGAAGTAGAGATGTATGGACTGCCGGCCGACACAGTAAGGAAAAGGTTCAAAACTAAAGTGGTGCCAAACAACGGCATCAATCCTATCTATGACGAAGAACCGTTCGTTTTTAAAAAG GTCGTCCTTCCTGACCTAGCCTCGATTCGAATCGTCGCTTATGAAGACTCGGGCAAGTTTATAGGTCACCGAGTGTTGCCAGTCGTCGGTTTGTGTCCAGGTTACCGTCATGTTAGTCTAAGAACTGAAATCGGGCAACCTTTGCCATTAGCCACGTTATTCCTCCTCGTGGTTGTAAAGGATTACGTTCCAGACAGCTTCTCTGACTTTGCCGAAGCTTTGGCCAATCCTATAAAATACCAGAGCGAACAGGACAAAAGAACGGAACAACTGGCGAAGCTGACAGACGACATGGAACCAATCGAAGGTGATGAAGATCAAAAGAAGAACACTCTGTCCAAGGTCATGAGAGAACAAGCCACAAACg GAAGTCCAATTCAAAGGCCGTCAATAACAACTGGCGCAGGTTCCGTGGACATCGCAACAGAAAACGATTTACCCTTAATCACACCCTCCACAAATCCAATTACAATTGTGCCGATGCCCGAAACCAATTCGGTTTCTAAAACCGTTGAGGTTAAAGAAGAAAAACTGGAAGAGATAGTGGCGGAACCTTTGGAAAAAATACTCGACAACAAACTTATAAAGGAGAAAAAACAGGAGCTGGACAAAAAACTGGAGAATCTTAGAAAGAAGCACGAGAAGAAGAAAATGACATTGCAGTCGCAGAAATCCAGCGACTTTCCTGAGAAACGTTCCAAGCTGACCAACATGAAGTTGATTAAACGGCTGAGCAGCAAAAACAT TTTAGGTAGGAGGGAGAGTTACAGACGGTTTGAGAAGTTCGAAGAGGATTTTGGAGTTGTACGAAAGGAGTCGTTTAATGG TGTTACTGGTGTCTTCTCAACTGAATCCACAAGCGCAGAACCTTTGACGAGCGTCGCGGACGGTCCCGAAACCAGCGGAAGCGACGGTGAGAAACCAGTCCTTCCCCGAAGCCACTCCGAACGATTGTTGGCCATCAACAAGGAGTTCGTGGCCCAGGAGAAGGAACTCAGAGAAAAATACCACGAGGTGATCTACAACCTGGCGGACAAAGTCATGAAAACGTCGCAGTGCAATCAGATAAAGGCGCTGAAG GATCAATTCGAGAAGGAGACGACGGATCTGATGAGACGGCTGCAGGCGGACCACAGGGAGGAGGTGAAGCAGCTGGCGAAAAAACATCGAAACCGCGAACAGTTCACGAGGGTGAAACGCGAAGCGGTCACCGCCGTGGTGGGCAGAGGTGTTTCGGAGCGCGAGAAGCTCGACCAGTTGTTCGAGAATCGTCGGGACGAGTTGCTTAAACAGCACGAAATGGTCAAGGAAGCCCTCAGTGAACACAGAGCCAAA GCCAAATCAGCGTTGTGTAAGGAGTTTGAGACTCGTCTGGCGCGTGTGGACGGCGAAACTAGCGGGGCCTGTTGCTAA